DNA from Podarcis muralis chromosome 13, rPodMur119.hap1.1, whole genome shotgun sequence:
GTAGGCAGGACACAGCACATAGCTGGCGGATTGCAGTTTAGTGAGTCACACAATGTGCAGCTTAGTCCTATAGAGACACCAAGTAAACtaagacaaagaaaagaaaagaaaggtggtGGGAGGAATAATAGTAACATTTTATAGCACCTTTGAATAAAACTCCTCTTGCTTTGGGCCTTGATATTTACTTATATTCTCTATTAAAACCTTTGCTTAGGTCATTGAGATGTGCTATTTTGCAATTTCTTAGAATTAGACCTACATAATTTGTGACTGATCAAGCCATGCATTGAGGCCTTCCTAGCACTTGACAAGCTCTCCCTTCTGTCCTATTTTTTGCAATCCCCCAAAGGCATCCATACATACATGGCTCATGGGCTACGTGCATCTAACTTGGTGGATAACAAGCTGTGTAGTCCTGGTTAAAACATAAGGGCACTTTTTGTCTTGTATAGTCAGGAGTACAAAAGTATGGATTTTTGTACAATGTGTTTTCCTAACTGTGCTTCAGGTGTAAGAAAGCGCATATCATGTTTTCGTCCAGTAAACagcctttccctcctccttttaattttttaaaaaattcacacGTTGCAAAGTCATTAGCAACAAAATCCTTCAAGTGCTCAAAATAGTTACGCATACCTGATTGTGGGCTTTGTTTGGGGATTTTGGCATCTGCTGGAGGGCTGGAGGTGGGGCGCATACGTTGGCTGGCAGAGTTATGGATGCTACTGGGGATGGCTGCTGAGATGTTTTTACGAGGTTTATCCTGTAGCCACATTGGGGAAGCTTCAAAGGCCTGCATTCGTCGGGTGTGGCTGTTTGCATTGACCTTGAGATAGGCCTGGACTTTGTATTCCTGGAGGTCTCCATAATTGGCGTCAATCACTCTGCACTCATACAACCCTTCATCCTTTTTCCTGACTTTGGAGATCTGCAGTTTGTGGGAGATGTCGTTCCCTTGTACTTTCACTGTCTGCAAAATTTCCAGAAACAACATATCACGTCAGACATTGCCACCAGCAGGTGTTCCAACCATCATCtagagaaggagcagctgcaggaaTGGTGATTCCCTTCTCTCTATCAGAAACAATTCTACTCTGGCTTCCAGTTGCCCCAGGACTGTAGAACTGAAGGGAAAGCAAACTCTGCCCCCCCCACCCATTGCCCAGATGACTAAGGGTTTTTGGGTTCTGCATGTGTTGGGGGTGAGTAACTATTCTGCAGGGGAggaaattctatttttttttaagtacctcTAGATACCTCAAGTACCTCTCCTCCCCAGGAGAATATTTGGAAAAATGGTCCTTCCCGTTTCACCATCCATGCATGCTGGGTGCAACTCTATTAGTATTTAATGTTATTTTAACATCATTGAAGGAAGCCATGGGTGTGCCCACTACACTTCCCAGTACTCTCTTATAACATTGCTTCCTTTATCCATTAAAATAGATTGTTTAATTCAACATTAAATGAAACAgcatttctaaaaaaagaaaaagataatgtTCTAAGAATGCACAGAATTCACCCACAAAAATATTTGgcagcctccctcccccacagtcTACAAATAGGTGTGAGTTTGTTGGTTGCCTTTATAGGGTAGTGTTGATATTTTctgaatgtgttgtaaactgccttgaggtgggagggtatataaaataaatgcagaataaatatataaacccttctgacaatataaaaatatttagTATTGATACAACATTTTCTGTGGTGTACAAAGCCCTTCACATTTATTGCCTTTCCAAATTCTTTTATCAGTTCTGTGTAAAGTAGGCTGGCATCCTTATTATTCCCCCATTGCAGATGGTGGGATGAGTTTTGTGATCTGAGATGATGGCTTTGGCCAAGCCCACCTAGTGGGTTCATAATTAAAGCAAGATGCTAAGCAATATTGTATCTAAAAAAAGAACACTAAGGGCATCCACCCCAGACACAAACTGGACAGGAAGGTGGCCAAACAGGCACTAAAGGTCATGTGCTGATTAGGTAAGTTGTTAAAATAGTGGCTGACGTGTCAAAAATCAACTGCAGACTGAATGTGGGCAGCAGGCAGGACAGAGTGGTGCCATTGCAATTTCTCATTTGCTCTATACTTGCCACCTAGGACTCTACATCACATTCAGCCATTGAAAATGGccaggggcagggagagaaattaTACATATCATTCTGTTAACTATCACTGATTGGATAGTGAC
Protein-coding regions in this window:
- the VSTM2A gene encoding V-set and transmembrane domain-containing protein 2A isoform X3; translation: MGIFWAYVGFLSLSVLYIQQGLSSQAKFTEFPQNVTTTEGQNVEMSCAFQSGSASVYLEIQWWFLRAAEDQDPGTEVERDLDNDGTKISTVKVQGNDISHKLQISKVRKKDEGLYECRVIDANYGDLQEYKVQAYLKVNANSHTRRMQAFEASPMWLQDKPRKNISAAIPSSIHNSASQRMRPTSSPPADAKIPKQSPQSVHAKTVMGTRAKLAS